One stretch of Punica granatum isolate Tunisia-2019 chromosome 5, ASM765513v2, whole genome shotgun sequence DNA includes these proteins:
- the LOC116207005 gene encoding uncharacterized protein LOC116207005, which produces MSTKSPIFPMLEPQHFSDYGFDPQIDFFQVLGEARRHKREASRSIDSIHFKLQKPISKDDHHHHHHHSRRPPLKKRKWWRNALLFFRVRWASRSRRTTSAGQQEPLDISGACRASISGPVYLSESRSEGTPYRTASRPSSGTLTPSRKGDAEIPYLSLRELNMEEQHLNHRVSTSAAVPIYLVT; this is translated from the exons atgtCCACCAAATCCCCAATATTCCCAATGCTTGAGCCCCAACACTTCAGCGACTACGGCTTCGACCCACAGATCGATTTCTTCCAG GTGCTAGGAGAGGCGAGGAGGCACAAGAGGGAGGCGTCGAGGTCGATAGACTCCATCCACTTCAAGCTCCAGAAGCCCATCTCCAAGGacgaccaccaccaccaccaccaccactcCCGTCGCCCGCCCCTCAAGAAGCGCAAGTGGTGGCGCAACGCCCTCCTCTTCTTCCGCGTTCGCTGGGCATCCCGCAGCCGCCGCACCACCTCCGCCGGCCAACAAGAGCCCCTTGACATCAGCGGGGCCTGCCGGGCGTCGATCTCCGGCCCCGTGTACCTATCCGAGAGCAGGAGCGAGGGCACCCCGTACCGGACAGCGAGCAGGCCGTCGTCGGGGACGCTGACCCCGTCGAGGAAGGGCGACGCGGAGATACCGTACCTGAGCCTGAGGGAGCTCAACATGGAGGAGCAGCACCTCAACCACAGGGTGTCCACCTCTGCCGCCGTGCCCATTTACTTGGTGACCTGA
- the LOC116207452 gene encoding uncharacterized protein LOC116207452 isoform X1 codes for METIGHKTVKVNGISMHVAEKGEGPVVLLLHGFPELWYTWRHQILALSSLGYRAVAPDLRGYGDSEAPPSPASYTSLSIVGDLVALLDALVGPGEQAFVVGHDWGAIIAWYLSLYRPDRVRALINLSVPFTPRNPARKPIDTFRAVYGDNYYICRFQLTRQQSTTSPEHVSSSMPSSDAPHGHLSINSAVQWLKGKIWPKWFSNHRHDSSFSMENGEMEAEFAKIGTRRVLLEFLTYRTPGPLFLTKGNLFGHPTDTPVELPSWLTEEDVDYYASKYEKTGFTRGFNYYRALDLNWELTAPWTGAQIKVPAKFIVGDLDLTYNTFGTKDYLKKGGMNKFVPLLQEVVVMEGVAHFIHEERPDEINAQIHDFFQKF; via the exons atggagacGATAGGGCACAAGACGGTGAAGGTGAACGGAATAAGCATGCACGTGGCGGAGAAGGGGGAGGGCCCAgtcgtcctcctcctccacggCTTCCCCGAGCTCTGGTACACGTGGCGCCACCAGATCCTCGCCCTCTCCTCCCTCGGCTACCGCGCCGTCGCCCCCGACCTCCGCGGCTACGGCGACTCCGAAGCCCCTCCCTCCCCCGCCTCCTACACGTCCCTCAGCATCGTCGGCGACCTAGTCGCCCTCCTCGACGCCCTCGTCGGCCCCGGGGAGCAGGCCTTCGTCGTGGGCCACGACTGGGGCGCCATCATCGCCTGGTACCTCTCCCTCTACCGCCCCGACCGGGTCAGGGCCCTCATCAACCTGAGCGTCCCGTTCACCCCTCGGAACCCCGCCCGGAAGCCCATCGACACCTTCCGGGCCGTCTACGGCGACAATTACTACATTTGCCGCTTTCAG CTAACAAGACAACAGTCGACGACTAGTCCCGAGCATGTGTCGTCGTCGATGCCGTCGTCCGATGCACCGCATGGACATTTATCGATTAATTCAGCTGTGCAGTGGCTTAAGG GGAAAATATGGCCCAAGTGGTTTTCTAATCATCGTCATGACTCTTCATTTTCCATG GAAAATGGAGAAATGGAAGCAGAGTTTGCCAAGATAGGTACAAGGAGAGTCCTCTTAGAATTCCTAACGTACCGAACGCCGGGCCCTCTCTTTCTGACCAAAGGGAATTTGTTCGGCCACCCGACAGACACCCCGGTCGAGCTGCCCTCTTGGCTTACAGAAGAAGACGTCGATTACTACGCCTCCAAGTATGAGAAGACGGGATTCACCAGAGGATTCAACTACTACCGAGCCCTGGACCT GAATTGGGAACTGACAGCTCCATGGACAGGGGCACAGATAAAGGTGCCTGCAAAGTTCATAGTCGGAGACCTCGACCTGACCTACAACACTTTCGGCACCAAGGACTACCTTAAGAAGGGAGGGATGAACAAGTTTGTCCCACTTCTGCAGGAAGTTGTTGTCATGGAAGGTGTGGCGCACTTCATCCACGAGGAAAGGCCCGACGAGATCAATGCCCAGATCCACGACTTCTTCCAGAAGTTCTGA
- the LOC116207452 gene encoding uncharacterized protein LOC116207452 isoform X2 produces METIGHKTVKVNGISMHVAEKGEGPVVLLLHGFPELWYTWRHQILALSSLGYRAVAPDLRGYGDSEAPPSPASYTSLSIVGDLVALLDALVGPGEQAFVVGHDWGAIIAWYLSLYRPDRVRALINLSVPFTPRNPARKPIDTFRAVYGDNYYICRFQENGEMEAEFAKIGTRRVLLEFLTYRTPGPLFLTKGNLFGHPTDTPVELPSWLTEEDVDYYASKYEKTGFTRGFNYYRALDLNWELTAPWTGAQIKVPAKFIVGDLDLTYNTFGTKDYLKKGGMNKFVPLLQEVVVMEGVAHFIHEERPDEINAQIHDFFQKF; encoded by the exons atggagacGATAGGGCACAAGACGGTGAAGGTGAACGGAATAAGCATGCACGTGGCGGAGAAGGGGGAGGGCCCAgtcgtcctcctcctccacggCTTCCCCGAGCTCTGGTACACGTGGCGCCACCAGATCCTCGCCCTCTCCTCCCTCGGCTACCGCGCCGTCGCCCCCGACCTCCGCGGCTACGGCGACTCCGAAGCCCCTCCCTCCCCCGCCTCCTACACGTCCCTCAGCATCGTCGGCGACCTAGTCGCCCTCCTCGACGCCCTCGTCGGCCCCGGGGAGCAGGCCTTCGTCGTGGGCCACGACTGGGGCGCCATCATCGCCTGGTACCTCTCCCTCTACCGCCCCGACCGGGTCAGGGCCCTCATCAACCTGAGCGTCCCGTTCACCCCTCGGAACCCCGCCCGGAAGCCCATCGACACCTTCCGGGCCGTCTACGGCGACAATTACTACATTTGCCGCTTTCAG GAAAATGGAGAAATGGAAGCAGAGTTTGCCAAGATAGGTACAAGGAGAGTCCTCTTAGAATTCCTAACGTACCGAACGCCGGGCCCTCTCTTTCTGACCAAAGGGAATTTGTTCGGCCACCCGACAGACACCCCGGTCGAGCTGCCCTCTTGGCTTACAGAAGAAGACGTCGATTACTACGCCTCCAAGTATGAGAAGACGGGATTCACCAGAGGATTCAACTACTACCGAGCCCTGGACCT GAATTGGGAACTGACAGCTCCATGGACAGGGGCACAGATAAAGGTGCCTGCAAAGTTCATAGTCGGAGACCTCGACCTGACCTACAACACTTTCGGCACCAAGGACTACCTTAAGAAGGGAGGGATGAACAAGTTTGTCCCACTTCTGCAGGAAGTTGTTGTCATGGAAGGTGTGGCGCACTTCATCCACGAGGAAAGGCCCGACGAGATCAATGCCCAGATCCACGACTTCTTCCAGAAGTTCTGA